From Paraburkholderia sprentiae WSM5005:
GGCAACGCGCCGCAACCGCATCCGCCTGGTCTCGCACCGGCCTCGCATCCGAAGGTCAAGCGCGCGATCCTGCTGATGGAGCAGCACGTGGGCCGCGCGCTGTCGCTCGACGAGCTGGCGGGCAAGCTCGATCTGTCGCCGCGTCAGCTCGAGCGGCTCTTCAAGGCGCAGACCGGCAAGGCGCCGCAGGCTTACGCGAAGCTGGTGCGTCTGCGCACCGCCGCGTGGCTGCTGACGAGTTCGGACAAGACCGTCGCCGATATCGCGTCGAGCTGCGGCTTTTCGGACGCGTCGCACCTGGGACGGGAATTTCGCAAACAGTTCGGCGTGCCGCCGATCATGTATCGCGAGCAGCGTGGCACGGCGGCGCAAGCCGACGATGACGCGAACTACGACGAAACCTTTCCGGGCCGCGCGCAGGCACTCTGACTTAGCGCAGCGCGCGGGGCCGCGGCGCCCGCTACTCCGACAAGCGTCGTTCGACACTCGGCGCATGCCCGAACTGCGCGCGATACGCCTTGCTGAAATGACATGGCGAATGAAAACCGCACACCGTGGTCACGCGCGCGATCGACGCGTCGGTATTGCGCAGCAGCTCGCGCGCGCGGCGCAGCCGCAAGCTCAGGTAGTAATGCGTCGGCGACACGTTCAGGAATAGCTTGAACATCCGCTGCAAATGACGCTGCGACAGCTTGACGAGCCGCGCGAGTTCATCGAGCGACAGCGGTTCCTCGATGTTCGCTTCCATCAGCCGCACGACTTCGATTAGCTCGGCGCGCGACAGGCCGACTCGCGCGTCGACCGGAATGTGCTGGTAATCGGTCGAGCCGCGAATCCGCTCGACGATGAACTGCTCCGACACCTGCGCGGCCACCGCGGAGCCCAGCCGCATGCCGACCAGATGCAGCATCAGATCGAGCGGCGCGGTGCCGCCGGTGCAGGTCAGCCGGTCGCGGTCGACCACGAACAGGTCGTCGTCGAAATGCACGTGCGGATAACGCTGGTGCAACGGCGACATGTCCTCCCAATGCACGGTCGCGCGATAGCCGTCGAGCAGCCCGGCCGCGAGCAGCGCATACGGGCCCGTGCAGATGCCGCCGAGCGGCACGCGTTGCGCGGCCACCTCGCGCAGCAGCGCGATCACCGCGTCGTTCACGTACTCGCGCACGTGCCAGCCCGCGCACACGAACAGCAGGTCCGGCATGCCGGTCTCGGCGAGCGTGGCGGTCGGCTTCACCGTGATGCCGTTGCTCGCGCGCGCCGGCTCGCCGTCCGGCGTGATCACCGACCACCGGTAGTGCTGCGCGCGGCCGACGTAGTTCGCCATGCGCAGCACCTCGACCGCGCTCGTGAACGCGATCATCGAAAAGTTCGGCAACGTCAGAAAGCCGACGTGCGCGACGGCGCGCAATCGCGCATCGGCTTCGGTGGAGACGATCGCGTCGCGCTTCATGGTCGCATTCGATAGCCGCATCGGATCAGCGCATCAGCCGTGTTGCGCCGCCGGCTCGCGGCGCACTTTCAGCGCATTGCGCAAACCCGCGAATAGCGGTGCGCGCGCCTTGCCCGGCGCGCGGCCGAAGCTCTCGGTGATGCGGTCCAGAATGATCGCCAGCATCACGACCGACATCCCGCTTTCGAAGCCGAGTCCGATATCGAGCCGCTGGATGCTCGCGAGCACGTCGTTGCCCAGGCCGCCCGCGCCGACCATCGACGCGATGATCACCATCGACAGCGCCATCATGATGGTCTGGTTCACGCCGGTCATGATCGATGGCAGCGCGTTCGGAAACTGTACCTTGTACAGCAGTTGCCACGGCGTGCAGCCGAACGCCTGTCCCGCTTCGACGATTTCGCGATTCACGTGCTTGATGCCGAGCGCAGTCAGACGCACCGCGGGCGGCATCGCGAAGATCACGGTCGACAGGATGCCCGGCACGCGACCGAGGCCAAATAGCATCGCGGCCGGAATCAGATAAACGAACGCGGGCATCGTCTGCATCAAATCGAGCACGGGGCGCACGATCATTTCGACGGTGCGGCTCTTCGCCATCGAGATGCCGAGTGGCACGCCGAGCACGAGACTGATTACCGTCGACGACAGTGTGAGGCCGAGCGTGATCACCATCTGATCCCAGAAGCCGGTGCCATAGATCAACAGCAGCGCCGCCAGCGTAAACAACGCGAAGCGCCAGCCGACCCGCCACAAGCCGATGCCGACGAAGAACGCCATCAGCGCCCACATCGGCACGGCCTGCAAACCGTGCTCGACCGCCGCGGCAAAGCTCTCGATGACCTTGCCGATCGTGTCGAAGGTTTTCGCATCGTGATCGAGCAGGTAGTGAACGCCGTGATCGACCCAGGCGCCAAGTGGAATGACTTCAGACATGGGAGCCTCGATGGCGCGTGAGAACGTTCAGCACGTTCGTCTTGTTGACCGAACCGCAGTAGGAGCCGTCCGCTTCGACGACGGGCAGCGGCGCGTGGCTCGCCACCACGCGCTCGACTACGTCGTCGAGCGGCGTGCTGCGGCGGATGCATTCGATCTGGTTGAGCTGCGGCGACGCGCTGCCGGTCGCATCGCGGCACACGAAGCCGCGGATCCGGCGCTCGCTGTCGAGCACGAACGCGTAGTCGGCGCTGCCGTTGAGCATCGCGGCGACGCTCGACGCGTCGATGTGCGGCGAGTGCATCAACGGCACGGCATCGGTCTGCATCAGATCGCCGGCCGTCAGATAGCGGCTCGTGTCGATGCCTTCGAAGAACGCGCGCACGTAGTCGTCGGCCGGATTCTTGATGATTTCCTGTGGCGTGCCGATCTGCACGACGTGCCCGCCTTCCATGATCGCGATGCGCGTGCCGATGCGCATCGCCTCCTCCAGATCGTGCGACACGAACAGGATCGTGCGCTGCTGCTCGCGTTGCAATTCGAGCAGCACGTTCTGCATTTCCTTGCGCTTGAGCGGATCGAGCGCGGAGAACGCCTCGTCCATGATCATCAGCGACGGGTTGACCGCGAGCGCGCGGGCGAGCCCGACGCGCTGCTGCATGCCGCCTGACAGCTCGGCGGGCAGTTTCTGCGCGAACGGCGCAAGGCCAACCTGTTCGAGCACCGTCAGCGCCCGCGCCTCGCGCTCCTTGCGGCCGACGCCCGCGACCTCGAGCCCGAACGCCGCGTTGGCCAGCACGCTGCGCTGCGGCATCAGCGCGAACGACTGGAACACCATGCTCATGTCCTTGCGGCGCAGCGCGGTGAGCTCGGCGCGCGGCACGCTCGCGACATCGCGGCCGTCGATCAGCACCTTGCCGGCGCTTGGCTCGACGAGCCGATTGATCAGGCGAATCAGCGTCGACTTGCCCGAGCCCGACAGGCCCATCAGCACGAAGATCTCGCCCTCGCGAACCTCGAACGACGCGTCGTGGACGCCGACGATCTGACCGGTGCGGGCAAACACTTCCTCTTTCGTGGCGCCGCTGGCCAGCATCGCGAGCGCCTGTTTGGGGTTGGTGCCGAACACCTTGCACAGTCCTTCGACCACGACCTTGGGGGAATTCATCGGATGCTCTCCTCGCGTGCGGACGTCCGTCCGCGCTGTGCCTACATAGTTGCCAGAAAAAAGTACGGCTGGCCGACTAATTGCGACAACCACATGAGGAAATGCGACACCCGGCCGCGGCGCGAGCGCTCGACGCGGCGACGACAGCCTTGTGGGATAAGGGATTGGCGCGGATTGG
This genomic window contains:
- the choW gene encoding choline ABC transporter permease subunit, which produces MSEVIPLGAWVDHGVHYLLDHDAKTFDTIGKVIESFAAAVEHGLQAVPMWALMAFFVGIGLWRVGWRFALFTLAALLLIYGTGFWDQMVITLGLTLSSTVISLVLGVPLGISMAKSRTVEMIVRPVLDLMQTMPAFVYLIPAAMLFGLGRVPGILSTVIFAMPPAVRLTALGIKHVNREIVEAGQAFGCTPWQLLYKVQFPNALPSIMTGVNQTIMMALSMVIIASMVGAGGLGNDVLASIQRLDIGLGFESGMSVVMLAIILDRITESFGRAPGKARAPLFAGLRNALKVRREPAAQHG
- a CDS encoding GlxA family transcriptional regulator, whose protein sequence is MKRDAIVSTEADARLRAVAHVGFLTLPNFSMIAFTSAVEVLRMANYVGRAQHYRWSVITPDGEPARASNGITVKPTATLAETGMPDLLFVCAGWHVREYVNDAVIALLREVAAQRVPLGGICTGPYALLAAGLLDGYRATVHWEDMSPLHQRYPHVHFDDDLFVVDRDRLTCTGGTAPLDLMLHLVGMRLGSAVAAQVSEQFIVERIRGSTDYQHIPVDARVGLSRAELIEVVRLMEANIEEPLSLDELARLVKLSQRHLQRMFKLFLNVSPTHYYLSLRLRRARELLRNTDASIARVTTVCGFHSPCHFSKAYRAQFGHAPSVERRLSE
- a CDS encoding quaternary amine ABC transporter ATP-binding protein — translated: MNSPKVVVEGLCKVFGTNPKQALAMLASGATKEEVFARTGQIVGVHDASFEVREGEIFVLMGLSGSGKSTLIRLINRLVEPSAGKVLIDGRDVASVPRAELTALRRKDMSMVFQSFALMPQRSVLANAAFGLEVAGVGRKEREARALTVLEQVGLAPFAQKLPAELSGGMQQRVGLARALAVNPSLMIMDEAFSALDPLKRKEMQNVLLELQREQQRTILFVSHDLEEAMRIGTRIAIMEGGHVVQIGTPQEIIKNPADDYVRAFFEGIDTSRYLTAGDLMQTDAVPLMHSPHIDASSVAAMLNGSADYAFVLDSERRIRGFVCRDATGSASPQLNQIECIRRSTPLDDVVERVVASHAPLPVVEADGSYCGSVNKTNVLNVLTRHRGSHV